A single genomic interval of Cervus elaphus chromosome 19, mCerEla1.1, whole genome shotgun sequence harbors:
- the LOC122675858 gene encoding 60S ribosomal protein L14-like has translation MPFKCMQLTDFILKFPHSARQKYVRKAWEKADINAKWAATRWAKKIEAREKKAKMTDFDRYKVMKARKMRNRLIKIEVKKLQKAALLKASPKKALAAKGAAAAAAAAAKVPAKKITTGGKKAPAQKVPAQKAAGQKAAPPAKSQKGQKAPSQKAPAPKASGKKA, from the coding sequence ATGCCTTTCAAATGCATGCAGCTCACTGACTTCATCCTCAAGTTCCCGCACAGTGCCCGCCAGAAGTATGTCCGGAAAGCCTGGGAGAAGGCAGATATCAATGCAAAGTGGGCAGCCACAAGGTGGGCCAAGAAGATTGAAGccagagaaaagaaagccaagaTGACAGATTTTGATCGTTACAAAGTCATGAAGGCAAGGAAAATGAGGAACAGACTAATCAAAATTGAAGTTAAGAAACTTCAAAAGGCAGCTCTCCTAAAAGCCTCTCCCAAGAAAGCCCTTGCTGCTAAGGGggcagctgcagcagctgctgccGCTGCCAAGGTTCCAGCGAAAAAGATCACCACCGGGGGTAAGAAGGCTCCAGCCCAGAAGGTTCCTGCCCAGAAGGCCGCAGGCCAGAAGGCTGCACCTCCTGCTAAATCTCAGAAGGGTCAGAAAGCTCCATCCCAGAAAGCACCTGCTCCAAAGGCATCTGGCAAGAAAGCATGA